One Corvus cornix cornix isolate S_Up_H32 chromosome 10, ASM73873v5, whole genome shotgun sequence genomic region harbors:
- the LOC104697516 gene encoding olfactory receptor 10A7-like, which translates to MPMYYFLKNLALTEICYRLSIIPKMLMILLMEEKIISFTACALQLNCVILFVTCECFFWSAMACDRQVAICHPLQYATTMNRDLCVRMTLGSWLSGAPVALSFPTWFFSLPFCGRNMVNHFFCDIFPVLTLLCADTALFELLVFIVVVIIVMIPFSLIAISYLHIIHAVLQIPPAVGQRKPFSTCAAHLLVVALFYSTAGIIHLQPKASFSSNMKKTVSLSYTVITPMLNSIIYGLRNQEFKQNLKRCTDE; encoded by the coding sequence ATGCCCATGTACTACTTCCTGAAGAACCTTGCCTTGACAGAGATCTGCTACAGGCTGAGCATTATCCCCAAGATGCTCATGATTCTgctgatggaggaaaaaattatttccttcacaGCTTGTGCATTGCAGCTCAACTGCGTTATCCTTTTTGTCACCTGTGAGTGTTTCTTCTGGAGTGCAATGGCTTGTGACCGGCAAGTGGCAATATGTCATCCTTTGCAATATGCCACCACGATGAATAGGGATCTCTGTGTCAGGATGACCCTTGGGTCTTGGCTGTCTGGTGCCCCTGTGGCTCTGAGCTTCCCCACATGGTTCTTCTCTCTGCCCTTCTGTGGGAGAAACATGGTCAATCATTTCTTTTGTGATATTTTCCCTGTGTTAACATTGCTGTGTGCAGACACAGCCTTGTTTGAACTActggtttttattgttgttgtcATAATAGTGAtgattcctttttctctgataGCCATCTCTTACCTTCACATTATCCATGCTGTTCTTCAGATACCACCGGCCGTGGGCCAGAGAAAACCCTTTTCCACATGTGCAGCTCACCTGCTGGTGGTGGCTCTTTTCTACAGCACAGCTGGCATCATCCACCTGCAACCCAAGGCCAGCTTCTCATCCAACATGAAGAAAACGGTTTCCCTGTCCTACACAGTTATCACCCCGATGCTCAACTCCATCATCTACGGCTTGAGAAATCAGGAATTCAAGCAAAACCTGAAGAGATGCACTGACGAGTGA